The Scophthalmus maximus strain ysfricsl-2021 chromosome 14, ASM2237912v1, whole genome shotgun sequence region CTAAAACACAGAATCAATCCAAATTCTGCACTCTGCAGTGACTCACCTGCCTCGAGCCGTCCGAAATattcaaaaaagtgtttcttgGGAATAATAGGCAAACTGTTATTCAATGTGCCCCAGCCCATTGCTTGCGTGGGAAAAGTtcaatttgtctgtttgtctgtttgttagctcgattactcaaaaagttgtGTATGATTTTTCGTGAaaatcaaagataggtctcggACATGGTAACACGTGGTTACATTTTGAAAGGGATCCCTAAAATGAAACAGAGTGTGGGTGGGAGATTTTGCTTCCTTGGTGGAGTGCTCTTATTGATTCAgtatttagaaaataaagagTAAAGAATAGATTTATTTTAGTGAGTTTGATTATTGAatggaaaaaacatgaaattcatAATAGTAAAATTTACCGGATTCCACTTTgaattacacacagagagatcACAAAAACCCTACAATCTTCTTACCAACAACACTAGCACTAATAAAATTGTCAAAtacaatcaatattttcaacagTGTGGGTCTCACCTGTGTAAGGCTGAGATGCAGGCTGGTTTAGTGGCCTGGCAGGACTATAGAGACCCACCACAGATGCCTCTGCCTTCGCGTCCCCCATCAGCTTCACATCCAGGGCCGaggacagctgctgctgctgctgctgctgctgctgctcctcctcctgccgctcGGCGGTCGAAGGCTCTCTggccgtctcctcctgctgcaggctGGCTGCTGCTCTGCCGCGCTCCTTCACCCGGTCCTCCAGCTCCCGCAGCTCCTGCGTGAAGGCCTCGATGCTGATGCCCTGACCGTTGGAGTCTCCCGGCgcctgctccagcagctcctcgaTGAGACTCTCGACGGACTGTTGCGTCGCGTTGGCTTCTGGAAGATCGGAGGGGGCGCCGTTCGGGTTTGAGGTGTCGCCTGTCGGCAGTTTGGCGTCAGGCGTCGGCTGGGGAACGGAGCTCTGTGGGGGAATCGGGTTAGAGCAGAGGGGCTTTGCATCGCTGATGTCACTGTTGCTAAAAATGGACTGTGGGAGACTGGTGCGGctatggggtgtgtgtgtgacgagggATCCGTTCTGATTCGCATTTTCATCCAAGTACTGCTGCTCCCCCAAGTCtctcttcacttttttcacCTCCAGGCCTCTGTCCCGACTGTCCGAGCATCCGTGCCCCTGTCCCATTGTTCCGTTATACATGGCCTGGTAACTAACGGTGATGGCGGAGGTGGGGATGTGAGGGgctggggacgaggaggcgtGAGAACTTGACAGAGGAGCGGctgaagaagacgaggaggacgggacgagaggagggaCAGGTTTCGGCAGtagctcctctctctgcaggctgCGTTTCTTGGAGCGTGGCGTGAGGCTGATGCAACTGTTCTTGCCGATCGTGACGTCCCACTCTCCACTGTCTCGCTCCGAGCTGCTCCACTCGGACCGTGCGGCGGCCACAAtggctgccctctgctggccgGGAGGGGTGTTGTTGCTGCTTCCTGCCTGCTTAAAAGAGAAGTGCTCGGGGAACATAGCCATGGAGGGGTTGGAGCTCgggggaggcggcggcggtAGGGCTGTGTTCGGGGACGGGGTTTCCCCGTCGTAGGGCGCCGACCAGTCGCGGCAGGCCCAGGAGCAGAGCTCGATGCCCCGTCGGGCGTCTCTGAGGTACTCCAGGTAGCCCGAGTCCCAGTCCAGAtactctgtgtttgtctgcaccTGGTGCATGGGGCTGTCGGGGGACATTGGGTGGGAGCCAGCTGGACCCGACGGCAGCGGCTCCATGCTAGTGGGGGTGGAGGGACTCCCTCCTCCTAatcctcctccgctgctctgCTGGCGGATGAAGAAAGCTAAGCGGGACGGGGTGCTGGGTCTTGGCGGGACCAGAGACTCTGCGCTCGGACTGTTCATCACTgtatgacaacaaaaaaaacagatgtgacaAGGCGTTGACTTTCACTGACACCAAAGACTAACATCCCATACAGTATTTGTGGAAAGATATAAAGATACATAGACTAAAGATATATACGAAAAACTATGTTATGATTTTTTACATAGCCGTTCTCTTCATGTTTACCACCGCAGCTGTTCACAGTGTGAGTTGTTACTCTTCCAGCGATGTTTGTTGCTCACCTTTGCCCCAGAGCGCGCTGTCCTCGTCTCGGTCAGCGGAGGGCGCTGCGTTCAGCCGGCAGCACTCCGGGATCAGCGACAGGAACTTGTCTGCCGACTTTCCGTAAATGTCGGTCTCCCTGATGGCACGACGCTGACTCAGCATTACATGGGTGCAGGGCAGCAGATACCTGGGAGCGCAGACACACGCACTTAATTAGCATTTACATAGTTCCCTCATATTCAGGCTGTAAAACCAGGacagactgtttgtgttttggtgaaTTCACTGTTCAGACAGACCTGAGAACGAGCTGCAGCACGATGTCTTCACAGTGCAGAGAGAGCATAGTCCTGAAGAGGCTCAGCGACACCATGcagagctgcaacacacacgtcAGAAGAGTCATTATTCAGAGTCAGGGTTTTATATACACCTCTGCCAATTCAAATATGATatgtcaaaaattaaaaatttttgacttttcatcttctttttaaaataacttgAATCACTGTTGTAATGTTCCCGATgatgacggaaaaaaaaaatgatctgctaCATGCAAACGACAATGAATAAATTAACtcgtttttaaaatattttgttacaGTTCGTGTCTGTCGATTACTGATGTTATTTGTGAAACAGCTAGTTCATAGGTTTGTGGTGCATTCAGATTATTTTACAGCATAACTAGAATTATGCCCATCGCAGGttttctgacaaacaaataGCTCTCGGTTGaatatataatcattttttttctggtgtctcccagttattaaaaaatccaagctctgtttctgctgttgtaCATTGCAGCCTTCTGAAAATACATATTAATAAGATATTGTGAAAGATTGTGGTTTCATTCACAGATTCTCGACTTTTTCCGAAAACCAGATTGTCTCACGGTGAACAGAATGCGTTCATATTTTAGAGGGATGAGAATGTATGAACCTGAGGATTATGTAAACAACTTCATCACTCTGGATtgatttaacaaataaaaaaaacaatgtgcaacGAGACTTGATGACATTTTCTATTGTTCTGtctgacaaaaaagaagaaaaaaaaaaaaagtcattattcTCATGCAGTCACTTTCAATCAATTTCTGCTTCAGCCCACTCACCGCCCACACAACTGGGTTCATATGAGGGACGTtctatcactcacacacacacacacacacacacacacacacacacacacacacacacacacacacacacacacacacacacacacacacacacacacacacacacacacacacacacacacacacacacacacacacacacacacacacacacacacacacacacacacacacacacacacacccttgaaTTGCTGCTGATGCGCGTGAGCAGTGTGTCCAGGATGGTGTCGTTGTCGTGGCAATGCAGCAGGATGAAGCGCAGGAAGGTTTTGAGGAGGGAAGTCTCTGTCACACTGCGCAGGAAGAGGTCCAGGTAGGCGGTGCTGGCAATCATCTCATCCACCGACGACTagaaaccaacacacacagatcttAATaaccaaatcacaaaaaaactattacaaTCCCACATACCCTGAATGTTATATAGTCATGCTAGATAGTTTTGGGTGCTCACAAATTCATAAAAAGTTTTCTATCATGAAATACatcatatatatgtaaacataaatatcaTCATCCCTCTCCTACCTTATGCAGGGCGGGGCCCATGACGGGTACGAGGAAGCCATTGTGGAGGTAGTCCAGGAGCTGGCAGCGGACCAGGGGGTGGGCGACTTGCACCACGGCGTTGCAGAACTCCAGTGAGTTCATGAACAGCACGAGGGACGACACGCCGATCCAGTCCTCGCGCCGCAGGGCGTGCCAGTCGTCTCCCCGCACCTCGATCTTCCTGGGCAGAGACGAGTAGAGGCCGCTGAGGCCAGTGGCCAACAcctgaggaaagagagacagagaggcttCGGGTAAAGACGGGAACTTTTACACATCAACTACTTATTGTggacaaataacaaataagcAGTGCTTTTCCGCAACGGATTTATTGTCACGTCcagcctcctgcatgctctacccagacaccacagaatgttccggaatAATCCTGTTTTTGTGAAAACTACTCTTTTCTGGTCTCATTTTGCTCAATgtgaaactgtggtgggacaAATTAGACTTTGGCTGCCACATTCTTcgtaattaatgggaaacaatGGGCTCatcatattttgataatcaaaaaaacattgaagtaatttttaacacaaaatattttaggCTTTGGACTGTTGATCCGACAAAGTAAATAGACTCAAGATGTCAACGCTGGATAAATAGTCACGATGAGATAGTTCAGGAACAGTGGCACAACCTTCTTGAGTGCAATGAGCTAGATGTGGCTCTTTAACTACATCTAGTGGGGAactacaacaacacagacagacgcagcTCACTGATCTTCCTTCATGATCGCTCCTTTCTTAAGACACAACCTtcaattaatatttcaaatgatcTCAGTTGTTTTAAAACACGACTGTTTTTGTATTGGAAGTTTAGACATTATCGATTTGTGATGAGCAGCGGCAGGAGTAAGGAGTCTCTGTGATACAgtggatgttatttttttttaaagatgttcaCAGGAAACCCTCGGAGCTGATAGGATGTAGATCAGGATGAGTGGTCTGTCAGAACGCATAGTCATCTCCTTCCGCTTCCATTATCAAACACCATCACTGATGCATCAGAGAACTGGAACACGGGaacacagatgcaaacacacaaaccgactcacacgcgcatgcacgcacacccattcatacagacacacacacccaccgctttcttaaaagcagttttgaaaAGAAGCCAGGCCCCATTACAAGCGGCCCCTCAGCCATCACGTCATTAAAGAGCAGGTCGTATTCATGAGCACATCATACTAATGGTTCTTTTTCAGTTGGAGCCAAAATCAACTATGAATAATTGAGTTGAGTTCCATATGATATGCAAAGTGTTGAATAGGAAAGTGTTCAGTCAGCTGAGCTAAgaatgaaaacatcatagtaGATATCTCCAAatatttccttttgaaaaaaggCTCAGAGGGATTTACTTTGTGGACGGACATGGAAAACTTGACAGTATCACTGAGGATGATCATAACCTTTTAAATCCAAAAGATCAGATatcgggttttttttctttggagcTGTGAGTTATTAACAGttgaatgaattaatacatGAACATGAGTAAAACAGTTCTTCCTCACTGGCTTTCAAAGGGTTTTGATTCAAGTTTGATTTTGGCCCCTATCAATTTTTGAATGTGTGGCTCTACCAGTttgagctgcagaaaaaaaaagaacaaagaaaaacaaacccacaacATGTAGACATcagcagcaaaataaaagcatgacaAGAAAAGTGTGCATAAAGAATATTtacaaaatctaaaaacactTACTGGGCAGAAGTAAGAGTTCTCAGAGATGTAGCGTGCCACAGCCTCGTGGCTGGCCGAGGCCGCCATGACCAGCAGCAGCGCGTCCCGGGCCTGCTGTCCAATGGCCCCGTCCCGGTGGATGAAGGGCACGAGGAGGGAGAAAATCAGAAGGTTGGTGGAGCCCTGCTGGGCTGGCGATGCGCGGAACAACATCTCCAAGACCACTGGCTGCCGGGCCATGGTCACGCACACCTGGTGGAGATTTAAAGAAATTTAAAGGCCGATAACAAACAAGTATATAAGGTAAATGAGAATGTGAATAAACTGAAGGTTCGTGTACCTGGTTGAGCAGCAGTACCAGGCTGTTCTCCAGGACCGGAGGACAACCGAGCTCTGGGTCGGCACAAGCTCCCAGGAGCCTCAGCAGCGGGTGGAGAACAGCCGTGTGCTGCAGCAGCGGCTGCTGCGACTGGCCGATGAGCATCTCAAAGAGCTTGAGCAGCGCGCCCTGGCTGTCGGGGTCCAGGCCGCGGCGGAGGTGCCACTGGACCAGGCTCTCCAGGACGTTCTCGGTGACCACCAGCTCCAGTATGGGGCCCATGGGTGGTGCGCTGGCGCCGCCCTCGGGGCTCTCGGCGGGACGCTCCTCTGCCAACAGACAAAACATCTGGTCCGTGTGGTTCCTCACTGCCGTCAGGTCGTCGCTGGACGATGAAGGCTCGTGCTGCTCCAACACCCAAGAGACCTGAGAACAGGAACAGAGTGTTAAAGTGGAATATTTAACTCTTAACATTGCTGTCCTTTGATAAGGATTATTAACAAATAGCTGAATGTCATTTAGCCGCTTAGGTCAAGGTGCTGGCATCTTGTGGCCTCCTCACATCGTGGCTGCTGAGTCCAAAATCAATATAGGGAgt contains the following coding sequences:
- the fhip1b gene encoding FHF complex subunit HOOK interacting protein 1B, with the protein product MSWLSRLNPRGTASRSGRNAAPSSPCTADPETCLMVFENHWRQVSWVLEQHEPSSSSDDLTAVRNHTDQMFCLLAEERPAESPEGGASAPPMGPILELVVTENVLESLVQWHLRRGLDPDSQGALLKLFEMLIGQSQQPLLQHTAVLHPLLRLLGACADPELGCPPVLENSLVLLLNQVCVTMARQPVVLEMLFRASPAQQGSTNLLIFSLLVPFIHRDGAIGQQARDALLLVMAASASHEAVARYISENSYFCPVLATGLSGLYSSLPRKIEVRGDDWHALRREDWIGVSSLVLFMNSLEFCNAVVQVAHPLVRCQLLDYLHNGFLVPVMGPALHKSSVDEMIASTAYLDLFLRSVTETSLLKTFLRFILLHCHDNDTILDTLLTRISSNSRLCMVSLSLFRTMLSLHCEDIVLQLVLRYLLPCTHVMLSQRRAIRETDIYGKSADKFLSLIPECCRLNAAPSADRDEDSALWGKVMNSPSAESLVPPRPSTPSRLAFFIRQQSSGGGLGGGSPSTPTSMEPLPSGPAGSHPMSPDSPMHQVQTNTEYLDWDSGYLEYLRDARRGIELCSWACRDWSAPYDGETPSPNTALPPPPPPSSNPSMAMFPEHFSFKQAGSSNNTPPGQQRAAIVAAARSEWSSSERDSGEWDVTIGKNSCISLTPRSKKRSLQREELLPKPVPPLVPSSSSSSAAPLSSSHASSSPAPHIPTSAITVSYQAMYNGTMGQGHGCSDSRDRGLEVKKVKRDLGEQQYLDENANQNGSLVTHTPHSRTSLPQSIFSNSDISDAKPLCSNPIPPQSSVPQPTPDAKLPTGDTSNPNGAPSDLPEANATQQSVESLIEELLEQAPGDSNGQGISIEAFTQELRELEDRVKERGRAAASLQQEETAREPSTAERQEEEQQQQQQQQQLSSALDVKLMGDAKAEASVVGLYSPARPLNQPASQPYTGPFIVVLFAKLENMLQNSLYVNILLTGIVAQLACYPQPLLRSFLLNTNMVFQPSVKSLIQVLGSVKNRIEAFAASHEDFPAMLRKAQQYLVARGKVDWTDSPAGVPTLRRSDSLVKSRKPSLGDLILRHTNSPTRARHAAQLALAHVRDGSQSLHSALFRGGGGASLEKQAEALRVKNAVYCAVIFCEFLKELAALAQEHAVALPFPHGQEVEE